In the Pseudoalteromonas sp. A25 genome, AAGTTAAGAAAAACATGATGTTAGCAACTGCGGCATTGGCTGTTGGCGTTGGTAGTGCTTATGCCTCACCAACACAACACAAAACAGTTGAAGTAGAAAAACAAACTATCTTTTATCGTGAAGCGGGAGACATAAGCGACCCAACAATTGTACTTTTACATGGCTTTCCAACTTCATCTCACATGTATCGTAACCTTATTCCAAAACTAGCGGATAATTATCATGTTATCGCGCCTGATTACCCAGGTTTTGGTAATAGCTCAATGCCTTCTGTTAATGAGTTCGAATATAGTTTCGACAACTTAGCGAGCATTACTGAAAAGTTCCTCAACAAGGTGGGTGTTAAGAAATTTACTATGTATGTTATGGATTATGGCGCACCAATTGGATTTAGACTTGCGCACGACAACCCGAGTAAAATTGAAGGCTTAATCATTCAAAATGGTAATGCGTATGATGAAGGTCTACGTGATTTTTGGAACCCAATCAAGCAGTACTGGGCTGATAAAAGTGACGCAAATAAACAAGCCCTTGCTGATGCACTGCTCACGATAGACGCGACCAAATGGCAATACACAAACGGTGCT is a window encoding:
- a CDS encoding alpha/beta fold hydrolase, whose translation is MSQSNGSTFIKKVKKNMMLATAALAVGVGSAYASPTQHKTVEVEKQTIFYREAGDISDPTIVLLHGFPTSSHMYRNLIPKLADNYHVIAPDYPGFGNSSMPSVNEFEYSFDNLASITEKFLNKVGVKKFTMYVMDYGAPIGFRLAHDNPSKIEGLIIQNGNAYDEGLRDFWNPIKQYWADKSDANKQALADALLTIDATKWQYTNGARNSEAISPDNWIVDQALLDRPGNKEIQLELFYSYGTNPALYPAWQNYFRTHQPPTLLVWGKGDYIFPEEGAHPYKRDLKNLDFNILDTGHFALEEDLELITNKILSFMETRVHNKR